The DNA sequence CATTGACTGCCAAAAAGCCCGACAAAGCCACGATCCCGACCAACGTGAAGTAGATCCCAAAGAATCCGATGACCTTCCGTTGAACGGCCTTCGGATTAGGGAAGTGCGCACGTTCGAGCGCCTTGCCGATCGTCCGGACGATCAGCCATACTGGGACTATGGCGAACAGAATGCCGAATGATAGCGAGACCCATAGGGGAACCTGAGTGGTATGAAATTCCATGATGTTTTCTTTTGAGTAAAGGAAGAAAACAGCCGACTGGAACGGGTTGCCATATGGCAACTTCTTGCTTGAAGTAGCAGATCAGGGGGAAAGGGAGATCTCCTTCCGGATTCGACTCAACGAATGTTTCGTGATGCCGAGGTAGCTAGCGATGTACTTGAGCGGTACTTCACGGACAATCTCCGGGTGGGCTTTGAGCAATTCGAGATACCGCTCCTGAGCGCTGAATTTGTGAAAACTCACCATCGTCTGGTACATATGGACATAATTCATCGTCAGGAGCATCCGACCCCATTCCCGGAACTCTGGGATGTTGTGGAAGCAGTATTGCACGGTCTCCAGATCGATGGTCATTGCCTCACAATCAGTGAGCGTCTCGTAGTATTCCTCGCTGGGTTTCTGCTTGAAGAAAGACTGGTAGTCATTCAGGAAATCGGGCGCAGAATAGAACCGCGTGGTGATTTCTTCTCCATTCCGGTCGATCAGGTAGCACCGCACAATTCCCCGCTCCAAAAAGTAGGATTTGGTGCTAGTCTTCCCCTCCTCGATGATGCGCGTGCCTTTGGGCAAGGATTCCCGCTTGAAATAGGTCGCGAGCATTTCGGCCTTGGCAGTCGGGATGGGCGTGAGCTGGATGATGTATTCCTGAATGGTCAAAATGGTGAGATTGAGTGGGTGCCTAGACGAGCAAGATAGCCGGATTGGATATGCCTGTCAATGATTTGGGCGTGCCCCCGCGTGCTTGGGATAGATCCTGCGCCTAGCAGCATAGTCGCAGGGTCACTGTCTTCCATGCTCGCTACGCTCGGTCGAAGATCTAGGGGCGATACATCGCCGCCCCTAGATCCCCGACTCCTCCCGAAGGTCGGCCATTCCAGCCAGTTCACGCCGCCGCAAGCCATCCGCACGATACCATCGTCAAGGGTTGAAAACCCGGCTCCCGCTGAGGCGGATTTCGGCGAATGCCCGGCACGTGGGTAATCCGGCTCCCGCTGAGGCGGATTTCGGCAAATGCCCGGCACGTGGGTAATCCGGCTCCCGCTGATAATCCGGCTCCTGCCAACCCTCAAATCTTAATCCGATTGATCAATTTGCTGAAATTCGTAGG is a window from the Pontibacter sp. G13 genome containing:
- a CDS encoding Crp/Fnr family transcriptional regulator; this translates as MTIQEYIIQLTPIPTAKAEMLATYFKRESLPKGTRIIEEGKTSTKSYFLERGIVRCYLIDRNGEEITTRFYSAPDFLNDYQSFFKQKPSEEYYETLTDCEAMTIDLETVQYCFHNIPEFREWGRMLLTMNYVHMYQTMVSFHKFSAQERYLELLKAHPEIVREVPLKYIASYLGITKHSLSRIRKEISLSP